Proteins encoded in a region of the Stieleria neptunia genome:
- a CDS encoding sulfatase encodes MTNNTANDRLLTLLGCTLATWLSLIPTVSAKPNVVFILADDLGWSDTTLYGTTSFYKTPNIKRLAARGMTFTRAYSDSPLCSPTRASILTGLSPARHGITTPNCHLPIVTLAATATPSGPANQKATIPKPVTRLKTDYYTIAEMFKDNGYATGHFGKWHLGAEPYSPLEHGFNVDVPHHPGPGPAGSYVAPWKFKDFDHDPDVPDQHLEDRMAKEAVAFLQQHKDEPFFLNYWMFSVHAPFDAKQSLIDKYRKQVDPNDPQRSPTYAAMIESMDDAVGTLLDTLDRLGIADNTIIVFASDNGGNMYNEVDGTSATSNAPLRGGKATMYEGGVRGPAIVVYPGHVKAGSRSDARIQTSDYYPTLLELLEINAQPEQTFDGISITAALDGKSLDREAIFTYFPHSPRIPEWLPPAVSVHAGDWKLIRVFFGGDGGKHDYKLFHLREDIGERNNLAKVHPERVRRLDAMIDEFLKDTGAVLPLPNPRFDPAKYDPNQIGKAALKGTGTNQKKPRRNVKPVAGWKPGGTCELTLEQGALIVTSVGGDPYLSFTLPDPVKEKSLMLKFSLASRAGGHGQIFWQEQGVAPPFLADRSKHFDVHHDGEAHEYSISWTADNPVLAIRIDPATAKGRARLSNIRLTTDDGEEVYRWKF; translated from the coding sequence ATGACAAACAACACAGCGAACGATCGGCTACTGACTTTGCTCGGATGCACGTTGGCAACGTGGCTCTCGCTGATTCCCACCGTGTCAGCGAAACCGAATGTCGTCTTTATTCTTGCCGATGATCTTGGCTGGAGCGACACGACGCTTTATGGCACGACGTCATTTTATAAGACGCCGAACATCAAGCGTCTGGCCGCCCGCGGCATGACGTTCACCCGCGCTTACTCCGACAGTCCGTTGTGTTCGCCCACGCGAGCCAGCATTCTGACCGGACTGAGCCCCGCGCGACATGGAATCACGACGCCGAATTGCCATTTGCCGATCGTCACCCTGGCGGCAACGGCCACGCCGTCCGGCCCTGCCAACCAAAAGGCGACGATTCCCAAACCGGTGACTCGGTTGAAGACAGACTACTACACGATCGCCGAGATGTTCAAAGACAACGGCTATGCAACGGGGCACTTTGGAAAGTGGCATCTGGGTGCTGAACCCTATTCGCCGCTTGAACACGGATTCAACGTGGACGTTCCTCATCATCCGGGTCCAGGCCCGGCGGGCAGTTATGTTGCCCCTTGGAAGTTCAAAGACTTTGACCACGATCCGGACGTCCCCGACCAGCATCTGGAAGACCGGATGGCGAAAGAAGCCGTAGCGTTTCTTCAGCAGCACAAAGACGAACCGTTTTTCCTGAACTACTGGATGTTCAGCGTGCATGCGCCCTTCGATGCAAAGCAATCGCTGATCGACAAGTATCGCAAGCAGGTCGACCCGAACGATCCGCAGCGCAGCCCAACGTATGCCGCCATGATCGAAAGCATGGACGATGCCGTCGGCACGTTGCTCGATACGCTCGACCGGCTTGGCATCGCCGACAACACGATCATCGTGTTCGCTTCCGACAACGGTGGAAACATGTACAACGAGGTCGACGGTACATCGGCGACCAGCAACGCTCCGCTTCGTGGCGGCAAGGCCACAATGTACGAAGGCGGAGTCCGCGGCCCCGCCATCGTGGTCTATCCCGGGCATGTCAAAGCCGGGTCTCGAAGCGACGCTCGTATTCAAACCAGCGACTACTACCCGACTCTGCTGGAGTTGCTCGAAATCAACGCGCAGCCGGAACAGACGTTCGATGGGATCAGCATCACTGCAGCACTCGACGGCAAGTCGCTCGATCGAGAAGCGATTTTCACTTACTTCCCACACTCGCCGCGGATCCCCGAGTGGCTGCCGCCGGCGGTGAGTGTCCATGCGGGCGACTGGAAACTGATTCGTGTTTTCTTCGGCGGCGATGGCGGCAAACACGACTACAAGCTTTTTCATTTGCGAGAAGACATCGGCGAACGGAACAATCTCGCGAAGGTACACCCAGAACGGGTGCGCCGACTGGACGCGATGATCGACGAGTTCCTGAAGGACACGGGGGCGGTACTTCCCTTGCCGAATCCTAGATTTGATCCGGCCAAGTACGATCCGAACCAAATCGGCAAGGCCGCGTTGAAGGGCACAGGAACGAATCAAAAGAAGCCGCGGCGCAACGTAAAGCCCGTCGCAGGCTGGAAGCCCGGCGGCACCTGCGAACTGACGCTCGAACAGGGGGCGCTGATCGTGACGAGCGTCGGAGGTGATCCGTACCTGAGCTTCACGCTGCCTGACCCTGTCAAAGAGAAATCGCTGATGCTGAAGTTCAGCCTGGCGTCGCGAGCCGGTGGCCACGGACAGATTTTCTGGCAGGAGCAGGGGGTTGCTCCGCCTTTTTTAGCGGATCGCTCCAAGCACTTTGACGTTCACCACGATGGCGAAGCACACGAGTACAGCATTTCATGGACTGCCGACAATCCCGTCTTGGCAATCCGCATCGATCCGGCGACGGCAAAAGGTCGCGCTCGACTTTCCAACATCCGGCTGACCACCGACGACGGCGAGGAGGTCTACCGATGGAAATTCTGA